A genomic region of Dactylococcopsis salina PCC 8305 contains the following coding sequences:
- a CDS encoding methyltransferase domain-containing protein: protein MDWKIKAKIQNIVSLLPSSTSHSIYYWIQTKFGSLKKIDPVSRLKAGIEFSKKIEDSGKSIIDSTLLEIGTGRRLNIPIAFWLLGANKVITTDINTYLKEELVKQDINYIKDNPQKIEKLFENHIFNDRLQLILELTKNQFNLKDVLDLCCIEYLSPVDATQLPLPSESIDFHTSYTVFEHIPLLILKKILHEGNRVVTDQGLFVHLIDYSDHFSHSDKSISAINFLQFSEAEWNKIAGNSYMYMNRLRHDDYIKMFQEVNHNILSEKPKRDKHLLDILHEGFPLNEEFSNKSEEVIATTNSWFVTKKNK from the coding sequence ATGGATTGGAAAATTAAAGCAAAAATACAAAACATAGTTAGCCTTCTTCCTTCTTCTACTTCCCATTCAATTTACTACTGGATTCAAACGAAATTCGGCTCATTAAAAAAAATTGATCCCGTTAGCAGACTAAAAGCCGGTATTGAATTTTCTAAAAAAATAGAAGATTCAGGGAAATCAATTATTGATTCTACTCTCCTCGAAATAGGAACAGGGCGAAGACTTAATATACCTATAGCTTTTTGGCTATTAGGCGCTAACAAGGTAATCACTACAGATATCAATACTTACTTAAAAGAAGAATTAGTTAAACAAGATATCAATTATATTAAAGATAACCCACAAAAAATAGAGAAGCTATTTGAAAATCATATTTTTAATGATAGATTGCAATTGATACTTGAATTAACAAAAAATCAATTTAATCTAAAAGATGTTTTAGATTTATGTTGCATTGAATATCTGTCTCCAGTAGATGCAACGCAACTTCCGCTACCATCTGAGTCTATAGACTTTCATACTTCTTATACTGTTTTTGAGCATATTCCCTTGCTAATTCTTAAAAAAATTCTGCACGAAGGTAATAGGGTAGTAACAGATCAAGGATTGTTTGTTCATCTAATTGATTATAGTGATCATTTTTCTCATTCTGATAAATCTATTTCTGCTATTAATTTTCTTCAATTTTCCGAAGCGGAATGGAATAAAATAGCTGGTAATTCATACATGTATATGAATCGCCTACGTCACGATGATTACATAAAAATGTTTCAAGAAGTTAATCATAATATACTTTCGGAGAAACCCAAGAGGGATAAACATTTGTTAGATATACTTCATGAAGGTTTCCCACTCAATGAAGAATTTTCAAATAAATCAGAAGAAGTTATTGCTACAACCAACTCATGGTTTGTAACGAAAAAGAATAAGTAA
- a CDS encoding glycosyltransferase family 2 protein yields MTNPTNNPTVTIAIPAYNEANDIEAVILSFLHQQYPDLEEILIADGGSTDGSQNIVKQIAENNPQVKLIYNPNKTQSYALNLMLEKAKGDIFLRADAHSEYANDYIEKCVKNLINTQALNVGGSQRFIAKNNFQSGVALASKSYLGNGNARYRDSQYTGYADTVYLGCFWRETLVKMRGYDVEATPNEDAELNLRLLKKQEQAVYINSDIRAWYTPRSTPKALWIQYFKYGRARFLTSSKHPNKAPIRTKIPFLFSILLLSIFLIISISSNILYGLILILLIAIIFLIESMRVTLKYKEKFNQEIWRGKQTEKPNLFNRIWNCWLALIIMPIAYVSGNCYQFFRNKVLKKQGW; encoded by the coding sequence ATGACTAATCCTACTAATAATCCAACAGTAACAATCGCGATTCCTGCTTATAACGAAGCTAATGATATCGAAGCCGTTATATTAAGTTTTTTACATCAGCAGTATCCTGATTTAGAGGAAATCTTAATAGCTGATGGTGGTAGCACAGATGGAAGTCAAAATATAGTTAAACAAATAGCCGAAAATAACCCTCAAGTTAAACTTATCTATAACCCTAATAAAACCCAGTCCTATGCACTTAATTTAATGCTTGAAAAAGCAAAAGGAGACATCTTTTTAAGAGCTGATGCTCATTCTGAATACGCTAACGACTATATTGAAAAATGTGTTAAAAATCTAATTAATACCCAAGCCCTCAATGTTGGTGGTTCTCAACGATTTATTGCCAAAAATAATTTTCAATCTGGAGTCGCTCTAGCATCTAAAAGTTATCTGGGCAATGGAAACGCTAGATATCGAGATTCTCAATATACTGGCTATGCAGATACAGTTTACCTTGGATGTTTTTGGCGAGAGACTTTAGTAAAAATGAGAGGATATGATGTTGAAGCAACACCTAATGAAGACGCTGAATTGAACTTAAGGTTATTAAAAAAACAAGAGCAAGCAGTTTATATTAATTCAGATATTCGAGCATGGTACACTCCCCGAAGTACCCCAAAAGCTTTATGGATACAATACTTCAAATATGGTCGCGCTAGGTTTTTAACTTCAAGCAAGCATCCCAATAAAGCTCCTATAAGAACTAAAATTCCTTTTTTATTTTCTATCCTATTGCTAAGTATATTTTTGATAATATCTATTTCTTCCAATATTTTGTATGGATTGATACTTATCTTGCTAATTGCTATTATTTTCTTAATTGAAAGTATGAGAGTCACCCTAAAGTATAAAGAAAAATTTAATCAAGAAATTTGGCGAGGTAAACAGACTGAAAAACCTAATTTATTTAATAGAATTTGGAATTGCTGGCTGGCTTTAATTATTATGCCGATCGCCTATGTAAGCGGCAACTGCTATCAATTCTTCAGAAATAAAGTATTGAAAAAACAAGGTTGGTAA
- a CDS encoding NAD-dependent epimerase/dehydratase family protein, which produces MKSILVTGATGFIGSHLLPHLEQQNFSVKITTRQPSPQTSQNITPVKINNIDETTDWSEALTDVECVIHLAGRAHILQDTATDPEAEFYQTNTVATSNLVKQSIECGVKHFIFMSSIGAMTTLATETLTESSPCYPDTPYGHSKLQAEQNLKELCKNNPMTWTILRPPLIYGARNPGNMERLLKLVKTGLPLPFGAIKNCRSLLYVGNLVDAIAQCITHPNARNQTFIISDGEDLSTPALIRQIGTAMRKQPTLIPIPPQLLKLIAQPLGKGETIDRLAGSLTVDSGKIRKTLDWKPPFSVHQGLKNTVDWFLEKK; this is translated from the coding sequence ATGAAATCAATTTTAGTCACAGGGGCTACAGGCTTTATTGGTAGCCACTTACTCCCACACCTAGAACAGCAAAACTTTTCCGTCAAAATAACCACTCGCCAACCCTCACCTCAAACTTCCCAAAATATAACCCCCGTCAAAATTAACAACATAGACGAAACAACAGACTGGAGTGAAGCCCTAACAGATGTTGAATGTGTCATCCATTTAGCGGGTCGCGCTCATATCCTTCAAGATACGGCGACTGATCCTGAAGCAGAATTTTATCAAACTAATACGGTTGCTACCAGTAATCTGGTGAAACAATCGATCGAATGCGGTGTGAAACACTTTATCTTTATGAGTTCGATCGGTGCAATGACAACTCTCGCCACAGAAACTTTAACTGAATCTTCCCCTTGTTATCCTGATACCCCTTATGGACATAGTAAACTCCAAGCCGAACAAAACTTAAAGGAATTGTGCAAAAATAATCCCATGACTTGGACAATTTTACGTCCTCCCCTGATTTATGGAGCGCGTAATCCTGGGAATATGGAACGCCTCTTAAAACTGGTAAAAACAGGACTTCCTCTTCCTTTTGGTGCAATCAAGAATTGTCGGAGCTTGCTTTATGTGGGAAACTTAGTAGATGCGATCGCACAGTGTATTACTCACCCTAACGCCAGAAATCAAACCTTTATTATTAGTGATGGGGAAGATTTATCCACTCCTGCTTTAATCCGTCAAATCGGAACAGCAATGAGGAAACAACCGACTTTAATTCCGATTCCACCTCAACTGCTGAAACTCATCGCTCAACCTTTGGGGAAAGGAGAAACCATCGATCGATTAGCAGGGTCTCTTACGGTTGATAGTGGTAAAATTAGAAAAACGCTTGATTGGAAGCCTCCCTTTTCAGTTCATCAAGGGTTGAAAAACACAGTTGATTGGTTTCTTGAGAAGAAATGA
- a CDS encoding DUF29 domain-containing protein: MNIKTEYDRDFYAWINQNVSLLREGRLSEIDAEHIAEELESMGKRDRRQLRSRLQVLLMHLLKWQYQPEKQSQSWLRTIEHQRDEIEALLLDSQTF, translated from the coding sequence ATGAACATAAAAACAGAATACGATCGAGATTTTTATGCCTGGATTAACCAAAATGTGAGCTTATTGCGAGAAGGTCGGCTGAGCGAAATTGATGCGGAACATATAGCCGAAGAATTAGAAAGCATGGGAAAACGCGATCGGCGCCAACTTCGCAGTCGCTTACAGGTTTTGCTGATGCACCTCCTAAAATGGCAATACCAGCCTGAAAAACAGAGTCAAAGCTGGCTGAGAACGATCGAGCATCAGCGAGACGAAATTGAAGCTCTATTATTGGATAGTCAAACTTTCTAA
- a CDS encoding IS607 family transposase, protein MYLTPQEAKEKFDYHPKSLARWADQGLIKFVKSPGGHRRYLLSSLENFYYQEEDKREIILYIRVSTNSQKEDLESQRQYVSSYYPQCKCVSDLGSGLNFKRKKFISIMQQVANGKIKKIVIAQKDRLCRFGFDFVEWFCNLNNCEIEVLNSTYQTQK, encoded by the coding sequence ATGTATTTAACACCACAAGAAGCAAAAGAGAAATTTGATTATCATCCGAAGAGTTTAGCTCGTTGGGCAGATCAAGGATTGATCAAATTTGTTAAAAGCCCAGGGGGGCACAGAAGGTATTTATTATCTTCATTAGAGAACTTTTACTATCAAGAAGAAGATAAAAGAGAAATTATTTTATACATAAGAGTTTCTACTAACTCACAAAAAGAGGATTTAGAGAGCCAAAGACAATACGTTAGTAGCTACTACCCTCAGTGTAAATGTGTCTCAGATTTAGGGTCAGGATTAAACTTCAAAAGAAAAAAGTTTATATCTATAATGCAACAAGTGGCTAATGGAAAAATAAAAAAGATCGTTATAGCCCAAAAGGATAGGTTATGTCGATTTGGCTTTGACTTTGTTGAATGGTTCTGTAACCTAAACAACTGTGAGATAGAAGTTCTTAATAGCACCTATCAAACTCAAAAATGA
- the ltrA gene encoding group II intron reverse transcriptase/maturase translates to MNQIRYKCDARTKTFLMLWLGFGFNLMAETEWSQIDWKEVEIRVFKLQKRIYRASLSGDVAKVHKLQRLLLRSWCAKLLAVRRISQDNQGKNTAGVDGIKSLSPKQRLSLAESLTLTGKGKSLRRVWIPKPGRKEKRGLGIPVMEDRARQALLKLALEPEWEAKFEPNSYGFRPGRSCHDAERAIYLTVKQKAKWVLDADISKCFDRINHNVLLQKLNTTPTIARQIRAWLKSGVLDRGDWMPTEEGTPQGGVISPLLANIALHGLEEYIKQWAETWKGGKRDNRWSISLIRYADDFVVLHKDKSVIQQARKLIEQWLHGLGLELSESKTRICHTLYDTEETKAGFDFLGWNVRQYRVGKNHTGKSTNGELLGFKTIIKPSDKSIKTHYEKIVEVLDSMKGKSQEAIIGRLNPIIIGWCNYHKTICSKETFSHIDNLVYNKLRRWIKSRHPNQTLKWCEGRYFHLTKEKNLDGEDRNAKWVFSTPPDIPNSPVAGKHELRKHVWTPIERHIKIEGTRSPYDGDWRYWSKRRGEYPGTPKRVATLMKQQKGKCARCGLYVKDEDVVEVDHIVPKAEGGKDHYKNLQLLHRHCHHQKTAEDRQRQMDNKGRKKAQKKTKKGRKSETRQGSSVSTA, encoded by the coding sequence ATGAACCAAATCAGGTATAAATGTGATGCTCGGACAAAGACCTTCTTAATGCTCTGGTTAGGCTTTGGGTTTAATCTCATGGCAGAGACAGAGTGGAGTCAGATTGACTGGAAGGAGGTTGAAATACGGGTGTTTAAGCTCCAAAAGCGGATTTATCGAGCTTCTCTAAGTGGTGACGTGGCTAAAGTTCACAAACTCCAAAGATTATTGTTGAGGTCTTGGTGCGCCAAACTCCTAGCAGTAAGGCGTATTTCGCAGGATAACCAGGGTAAAAATACCGCAGGGGTGGATGGTATTAAAAGCCTAAGTCCTAAACAAAGGTTGAGCCTTGCTGAAAGCCTAACCCTTACAGGGAAAGGTAAATCCTTAAGACGGGTCTGGATTCCGAAACCAGGTCGCAAAGAAAAACGTGGCTTGGGTATTCCAGTAATGGAAGACCGTGCGAGGCAGGCTCTCCTTAAGTTGGCTTTAGAGCCTGAATGGGAGGCAAAATTTGAGCCTAACTCGTACGGATTCAGACCAGGACGCTCTTGCCATGACGCGGAACGAGCAATCTATTTAACCGTTAAACAAAAAGCCAAATGGGTTCTTGATGCGGATATTAGTAAATGCTTCGACCGTATAAATCACAATGTTCTCTTACAAAAATTAAATACAACCCCGACTATTGCCCGACAGATTCGAGCTTGGTTGAAATCGGGGGTCTTGGATAGAGGTGATTGGATGCCTACAGAGGAAGGGACACCACAAGGAGGGGTAATTAGTCCACTTTTGGCAAACATAGCCCTGCACGGACTTGAAGAGTACATAAAACAATGGGCTGAAACTTGGAAGGGAGGTAAACGGGATAACCGTTGGAGTATTTCCTTAATCAGGTATGCAGATGATTTCGTTGTTCTTCACAAGGATAAATCTGTCATCCAACAAGCGAGAAAGCTGATTGAACAGTGGTTACATGGCTTAGGCTTGGAATTAAGCGAGAGCAAGACGAGAATTTGCCACACCTTGTATGATACAGAAGAAACAAAGGCAGGGTTTGACTTTTTAGGATGGAACGTCCGACAATATAGAGTCGGGAAGAACCATACGGGAAAAAGTACGAATGGCGAGTTACTCGGATTCAAAACAATTATCAAACCTAGCGACAAAAGTATAAAGACACATTATGAAAAGATTGTTGAAGTGCTAGATTCAATGAAAGGTAAGTCTCAAGAAGCAATCATTGGAAGGCTAAACCCGATTATCATCGGCTGGTGCAACTACCACAAAACAATCTGCTCAAAAGAAACATTTTCACACATAGACAACTTAGTCTATAACAAACTACGTCGCTGGATAAAGAGCCGTCATCCCAACCAAACTCTAAAATGGTGTGAAGGTAGATACTTTCATTTGACTAAGGAGAAAAACCTAGACGGAGAAGATAGAAATGCTAAATGGGTCTTTTCTACTCCACCTGATATACCAAATTCTCCTGTTGCGGGCAAGCATGAATTACGCAAGCACGTATGGACACCAATTGAAAGACATATAAAAATCGAGGGTACGAGGTCTCCTTATGATGGAGATTGGCGGTATTGGAGTAAACGTCGGGGTGAATACCCTGGCACACCGAAACGGGTTGCTACACTGATGAAGCAACAGAAAGGAAAATGCGCTCGTTGTGGACTTTACGTTAAGGATGAAGATGTAGTGGAGGTTGACCACATCGTCCCTAAAGCTGAAGGGGGCAAAGACCATTACAAGAATTTGCAGTTACTTCATCGTCATTGTCACCATCAGAAAACTGCTGAAGACCGACAACGACAAATGGATAATAAGGGGCGAAAGAAAGCCCAGAAGAAAACAAAGAAAGGTCGTAAATCGGAAACTAGACAGGGAAGTTCTGTTAGTACAGCGTAG
- a CDS encoding DUF29 family protein: protein MPLTPSLRRELTEALAIIYPKALRDACQETGLPKTAFPSSSPLTIEEILSQEFFPE, encoded by the coding sequence ATGCCACTCACTCCTAGCTTACGACGAGAATTAACAGAAGCACTAGCAATAATTTACCCCAAAGCGTTACGAGATGCTTGTCAAGAAACAGGGCTTCCCAAAACAGCATTTCCTTCGTCTTCTCCCTTGACAATAGAAGAAATTTTAAGTCAAGAATTTTTCCCTGAATAA
- a CDS encoding Uma2 family endonuclease, with translation MGKLELKFVQEAFETNWIAPVGPHVNAFEAEFCQTVGSSYAAALSSGTARRTTNHFGLNMTVLILQTHPALDMTEEQFFQFCQINPNYRIERNAQGELLVMSPTGSETGHHNAKLTQQLGNWSDEDGTGIDFDSSAGFKLPNGAERSPDASWVKLEKWQAIPPQQRQRFAPLCPDFVVELRSPSDNLQPLQEKMEEYIQNGAALGWLIDRKNRRVYIYRPQTPVECWQSPETLQGDPLLPGFVLQLAKIW, from the coding sequence ATGGGAAAATTAGAACTTAAATTTGTTCAGGAAGCATTTGAAACCAACTGGATCGCGCCTGTGGGGCCGCATGTCAATGCCTTTGAAGCAGAATTTTGCCAAACCGTTGGCAGTTCTTACGCCGCAGCCCTGAGTTCAGGAACAGCCAGAAGAACCACTAATCATTTTGGGTTGAACATGACAGTATTAATTCTCCAAACTCATCCAGCCCTAGACATGACAGAAGAACAATTTTTTCAATTCTGTCAAATTAACCCCAACTATCGCATTGAACGAAATGCCCAAGGAGAATTATTAGTGATGTCTCCGACGGGCAGCGAAACAGGACATCATAACGCTAAATTAACCCAACAATTGGGAAACTGGTCTGATGAAGACGGGACAGGAATCGACTTCGATTCTTCTGCCGGGTTTAAACTTCCCAATGGGGCAGAGCGATCGCCCGATGCGTCTTGGGTCAAACTAGAGAAATGGCAAGCCATACCGCCCCAACAACGGCAGAGATTTGCCCCGTTATGTCCTGATTTTGTCGTGGAATTGCGATCGCCGAGCGATAATCTTCAACCTTTACAGGAAAAAATGGAAGAATATATCCAAAATGGTGCAGCTTTAGGTTGGTTAATTGATCGCAAAAATCGCCGAGTTTATATCTATCGTCCCCAAACCCCAGTAGAATGCTGGCAATCTCCTGAAACACTCCAAGGAGACCCCCTTTTACCTGGGTTTGTTTTGCAACTGGCAAAAATTTGGTAG
- a CDS encoding Uma2 family endonuclease, whose protein sequence is MTISLESETIYPDSDGQPIADNTQQFHWIVLIKENLERLFAHDPQVFVAGDLLWYPIEDHPEIRVAPDVMVVLGRPKGDRGSYRQWEEDQIAPQVVFEILSPSNRLKEMTKKLQFYDRYGVEEYYIYHPEHNDLHGLYRTAEGLTVIEDIENWTSLRLGIRFLLTAETLEIYRPDGEKFLTSLELEQQAQQEHQRAERLAAQLRALDIEPES, encoded by the coding sequence ATGACCATCTCCCTCGAAAGCGAAACGATTTATCCCGATAGTGATGGCCAACCGATCGCAGATAATACCCAGCAATTTCACTGGATTGTTCTCATTAAAGAAAACTTAGAGCGATTATTTGCCCACGATCCTCAAGTGTTTGTCGCCGGGGACTTACTCTGGTATCCCATCGAAGACCATCCAGAAATTCGGGTCGCCCCCGATGTCATGGTCGTCTTGGGAAGACCAAAAGGCGATCGCGGGTCTTATCGACAGTGGGAAGAAGACCAAATCGCACCGCAAGTGGTATTTGAAATACTCTCCCCTAGCAACCGCCTCAAGGAAATGACCAAAAAACTGCAATTTTATGACCGCTACGGAGTCGAAGAATATTATATTTATCATCCAGAACACAATGACTTGCATGGTCTCTATCGCACAGCAGAGGGGTTGACGGTCATTGAAGACATAGAAAACTGGACAAGTCTCAGATTAGGCATTCGCTTTCTCCTAACGGCTGAAACCTTGGAAATTTATCGCCCGGATGGTGAGAAGTTTCTTACCTCCCTAGAATTAGAACAACAAGCTCAACAGGAACACCAACGGGCTGAACGTCTAGCGGCTCAATTACGGGCTTTAGACATTGAACCAGAGTCATAA
- a CDS encoding YdcF family protein: MLGGGRDRERFTAEFAQKHPSLPIWISVGSRKAPEIFANAAINPTRIHYDDRATDTVTNFTTIIEPFQDNNLDHVYLITSDFHMRRSRAIATVVFGSRGIIVTPVAVPSKREAEKNTRIARDVVRSLLWVFTKRTGASLNPSLSWLPNKRLDRAIEGLSQD; this comes from the coding sequence ATGCTTGGAGGGGGACGCGATCGCGAACGTTTCACCGCAGAATTTGCTCAAAAACACCCCTCACTCCCGATTTGGATTTCCGTAGGCTCTCGTAAAGCTCCTGAAATCTTTGCTAATGCCGCGATTAATCCCACTCGCATCCATTACGACGATCGCGCCACCGATACGGTTACTAATTTCACCACTATAATCGAACCTTTTCAAGACAATAATCTCGATCATGTTTATCTCATTACCTCTGACTTTCATATGAGACGTTCCCGCGCGATCGCGACAGTCGTTTTTGGAAGTCGAGGCATTATTGTTACGCCAGTGGCAGTCCCCTCAAAACGAGAAGCAGAAAAAAACACCCGAATCGCCCGTGATGTCGTTCGCTCCCTACTTTGGGTATTCACAAAGCGCACTGGCGCAAGTTTGAATCCCAGCCTATCTTGGTTACCTAATAAAAGGCTTGACCGAGCCATAGAGGGACTCTCCCAAGATTAG
- a CDS encoding Uma2 family endonuclease — MTAATSKSLTLEEFLQLPETKPASEFLAGKIIQKPMPKGRHSRIQGKLSNEINRVTEEQKIAYAFPELRCSFGNRSIVPDIAVFRWDNIPFLDNGEVPDRFSFPPNWVIEILSPEQKPNQVIGNILYCIENGSELGWLIDPDDQSILVFWRDRAPSLRQENDVLPVLAEIELELTANQLFSWLKMGN; from the coding sequence ATGACTGCTGCTACTTCTAAATCCCTGACACTGGAAGAATTCCTGCAACTTCCCGAAACCAAACCCGCCAGCGAATTCCTCGCCGGCAAAATCATTCAAAAACCGATGCCGAAAGGAAGACATAGTCGAATACAAGGAAAACTTAGTAATGAAATTAATCGGGTTACTGAGGAGCAAAAAATTGCTTATGCTTTTCCCGAACTCAGGTGCAGTTTTGGGAATCGATCAATTGTTCCCGATATCGCTGTCTTCCGTTGGGATAATATTCCGTTCCTTGATAATGGTGAAGTGCCAGATCGATTTTCTTTCCCTCCCAACTGGGTAATTGAAATTCTATCTCCAGAACAAAAACCGAATCAAGTGATTGGTAATATTTTGTACTGCATTGAAAATGGCAGCGAATTAGGCTGGTTAATTGATCCTGATGATCAAAGTATTTTAGTATTCTGGCGCGATCGCGCTCCTTCCCTGCGACAAGAAAACGACGTGCTTCCCGTCTTAGCAGAGATAGAATTAGAACTAACGGCTAATCAACTCTTTAGCTGGCTAAAAATGGGAAATTAA
- a CDS encoding Uma2 family endonuclease, whose product MTAATSKSLTLEEFLQLPETKPASEFLAGKIIQKPGSKGRHSCLQYEVCNVINQATKNQKIAYAFPELRCTFANRSIVPDIAVFRWQNIPFLSDGQVPDRFSFPPNWVIEILSPEQKPNQVIGNILYCIENGSELGWLIDPDDQSVLVFWRDARRAVASRHRAPSLRQENDVLAVLAEIKLELTADQLFSYIKMGN is encoded by the coding sequence ATGACTGCTGCTACTTCTAAATCCCTGACACTGGAAGAATTCCTGCAACTTCCCGAAACTAAACCCGCCAGCGAATTCCTCGCCGGGAAAATCATTCAAAAACCAGGCTCGAAAGGAAGACATAGCTGTTTACAGTATGAAGTTTGCAATGTTATCAATCAAGCAACAAAAAATCAAAAAATTGCCTACGCTTTTCCTGAACTGAGATGCACTTTTGCCAATCGTTCCATTGTTCCCGATATCGCTGTCTTCCGATGGCAAAACATTCCCTTCCTCTCCGATGGACAAGTTCCAGATCGATTTTCTTTCCCTCCCAACTGGGTAATTGAAATTCTATCTCCAGAACAAAAACCGAATCAAGTGATTGGTAATATTTTGTACTGCATTGAAAATGGCAGCGAATTGGGCTGGTTAATTGATCCCGATGATCAAAGTGTTTTGGTATTCTGGCGCGATGCTCGAAGAGCGGTCGCTTCGCGACATCGCGCTCCTTCCCTGCGACAAGAAAACGACGTGCTTGCTGTCTTAGCAGAAATAAAATTAGAACTAACGGCTGATCAACTCTTTAGCTACATCAAAATGGGAAATTAA
- a CDS encoding type II toxin-antitoxin system HicB family antitoxin, whose protein sequence is MIDPKNYTYRITWSPEDEEFVGLCAEFPSLSCLDENQVDALKGISELVADVVSDMEAKGETPPEPIANGEYSGKFQVRATPQLHRQLVIEAAEQNVSLNRHINTKLARA, encoded by the coding sequence ATGATAGACCCTAAAAACTATACCTATAGAATAACTTGGTCGCCAGAAGATGAGGAATTTGTAGGTCTTTGCGCTGAGTTTCCAAGCCTTTCATGCTTGGATGAAAACCAGGTAGATGCTCTAAAAGGAATCTCTGAATTAGTGGCAGATGTAGTATCAGATATGGAAGCAAAGGGAGAAACCCCTCCGGAGCCTATAGCCAATGGAGAATACAGTGGAAAATTTCAAGTTCGTGCAACTCCACAGTTACATCGTCAGCTTGTAATTGAAGCTGCTGAGCAGAATGTAAGCCTAAATCGCCATATAAACACTAAATTAGCTCGTGCTTGA
- a CDS encoding Uma2 family endonuclease: protein MAVTTASKPLTLEEFLKCPETKPAISEFIAGEIIQKPMPKGRHSCLQYETCHVINQVTKKQKIAYAFPELRCSFGNRSLVPDIAVFRWDNIPFLNNGEVPDRFSLPPNWVIEILSPEQKPNQVIGNILYCIEKGSELGWFIDPDDHSILVFWRDRAPSLQQENDSLPLLSGIELELTVDQLFSWLKMGI, encoded by the coding sequence ATGGCAGTTACAACCGCATCAAAACCCCTTACCCTAGAAGAGTTCCTGAAGTGTCCCGAAACTAAACCAGCGATCAGTGAGTTTATAGCAGGAGAAATTATTCAAAAGCCAATGCCGAAAGGAAGACACAGTTGTTTACAGTATGAAACTTGTCATGTAATTAATCAGGTGACAAAAAAACAAAAAATTGCTTATGCGTTTCCCGAACTTAGATGTAGTTTTGGGAATCGATCGCTCGTCCCTGATATCGCTGTCTTCCGTTGGGATAATATTCCGTTTCTAAATAATGGCGAAGTACCCGATCGATTTTCTCTCCCTCCTAACTGGGTGATTGAGATTCTATCTCCAGAACAAAAACCGAATCAGGTGATTGGAAACATTTTGTACTGTATCGAAAAGGGGAGCGAGTTGGGTTGGTTTATTGACCCTGATGATCACAGTATTTTAGTATTTTGGCGCGATCGCGCTCCTAGTCTTCAACAGGAAAATGATTCTCTCCCCCTCCTGTCTGGAATCGAATTAGAACTAACAGTGGATCAGCTATTTAGCTGGCTGAAAATGGGAATTTAA
- a CDS encoding YdcF family protein: protein MSRPYWRVLRFLVLIVVTILFTVLGSIPVQIAITKIQVPEPQAIFMLGGDFSRDRATAELGKKHPNLSIWLSGVYGGTRKIFVETNIDPSRIHYDDRATDTVTNFTTMIKPLQQNQIRHVYLVTSDYHMRRSLMIATIVFGSRGMIVTPVPVPSQREEETLLRAIRDLGRSIVWLFTGRTGASLKGRFNTATTGSYFLAQIKADSVMNPSSSRWRTIDDFTAKIE, encoded by the coding sequence ATGTCTCGCCCCTATTGGAGAGTGCTTCGCTTTCTCGTTCTAATCGTCGTTACGATCCTATTTACCGTTTTAGGATCAATTCCCGTTCAAATCGCTATTACCAAAATTCAAGTTCCTGAACCCCAAGCAATTTTTATGTTAGGGGGAGACTTTTCTCGCGATCGAGCGACTGCTGAATTAGGGAAAAAACATCCCAACCTTTCGATTTGGCTCTCTGGGGTTTATGGCGGAACCCGTAAAATATTTGTGGAAACTAACATTGATCCGAGTCGCATTCATTACGACGATCGAGCGACTGATACGGTGACTAACTTCACCACAATGATCAAACCACTTCAACAAAACCAAATTCGCCACGTCTATCTCGTCACTTCCGATTATCATATGAGACGTTCTCTGATGATCGCAACGATCGTGTTTGGTAGTCGAGGGATGATTGTAACGCCTGTACCAGTCCCTTCTCAACGAGAAGAAGAAACGCTCTTGCGAGCAATACGGGATTTAGGTCGCTCGATCGTTTGGCTATTTACAGGGCGCACTGGAGCCAGTCTGAAGGGAAGATTCAATACTGCGACAACGGGGAGTTACTTCCTAGCGCAGATAAAAGCCGATTCCGTTATGAACCCGAGCAGCAGTCGCTGGCGGACGATTGATGATTTCACCGCCAAGATAGAGTGA